A window of the Ostrea edulis chromosome 1, xbOstEdul1.1, whole genome shotgun sequence genome harbors these coding sequences:
- the LOC130054767 gene encoding uncharacterized protein LOC130054767 has protein sequence MVVFVKVILLCSSTLLSWTLEGENVCKRTVSKSGKIVLQKECCSGFMENNNKYIECLPGFHRTNCNIKCPPGYYGSGCLGSCQCDDDTEYCHHVCVVVSYKHLYQTAVEQISTVRTQYRQSLCV, from the exons ATGGTCGTGTTTGTAAAGGTCATTCTTTTATGTTCTTCAACACTTCTGTCATGGACTTTGGAGGGGgaaaatgtttgtaaaagaACCGTATCTAAAAG TGGCAAGATTGTGTTGCAGAAGGAGTGTTGCTCCGGATTTATGGAAAACAATAATAAGTATATAG AATGCTTGCCTGGATTTCATAGAACAAATTGCAACATTAAATGTCCACCGGGGTATTACGGCTCAGGGTGTCTGGGATCATGTCAGTGTGATGATGATACAGAATACTGCCATCATGTGTGTGTGGTTGTGTCGTACAAACACCTGTACCAGACAGCAGTAGAACAGATCTCAACAGTTCGGACCCAGTACCGACAAAGTCTCTGTGTTTAA